The genomic window AAAGGAATCGTCCGGGGCTGCCATACTTCATGAGCAAGCAGTCGGGCCAGTACTTGAAGTAATCGAGGTCCTTTCCCGCGACATTAAAAGGCGCCGCCGCAAGGGCTTTCTGAAACGACCTACAGACCTCGATGAAATACTCCTCGCCGATCAGTTGTGAGGCGAACTCCGCGAGCGTCCCTTCGAGATAAAGCGATTTGAGAAAGCTCGTGAGATGGACCGTCTGGGGAAGAACGCGCGCGCCGAGGAGATCCTGATGACTCTTTCCCAGCGCGTTGCCGAATTTGCGCAAGCCGGCGACATGGCCTCCCGGGTAAGGGTGATTGAGCGGCTTGCCGCCCCGCTCCGTGACGATTTCCTCCAGCTCGGGATAGCGGCCGATAATGTAGTGATGCCGCGGCCAGAGCACCGGCCGGTGAATGTCGCATTCCAAGCCGAGGTTGTACCAATTCTCGAGCCACTTGACGAGCCGTTCTTGCCCCAGCTTCCCCGCCCTAAGCTCGGCGAAGAAAGGCAAGCGGAGCCACTCCTCATAGAGCGGCCGCGCCTCTTTCTCCCACCACTCTTCGTACTCTTGAAGCGATCCGACCTCTGAAAGAATCATCTCAATTCTTCTCCCTCCGTCGCCCACTCCACAAGCTCCCTTATCCCCCGTTCTAAATCATACTGCGGGGCAAAGCCAAGCTCTTCCCTGGCCCGCGAAATATCGAGCGGCCCGCGAAAAGGCCGAAGCGGGTTCTCTTCCACTCCGCCGATCAGGCGGAAGCGCGCGCCGCCTAAAAGTTTCCCGATCGCCGCCGCGATGTCGCGATACGAAATCAAGACGCCGGAACCGATGTTGAACAGACGGCGCTGCGGATTCTCTGCCGCGTAAGCGAGGTAGACTCCCTGCGCCACGTCCTTCACGTAAGTGAGGTCCCAAAGCGTATCGCAGTTTCGCACCTCCACCTCCTCTCCTTTTAGCAGCTTGAGCAGCCACGGGCCGAAGAAGAGCGACTTCCGCCGGAGATGGTCTTCTTTGTTCGAGCTCGCGGCGGGGCCGTAGAAGGCCAGCGGCCGAAGATTGACCGCATCGAGCCTGTACACCTCGCGGTACATGTCGACCAGGATCTCGCCGATGTAGTGGCTCGGATGATAGAGCGTTCCGCGCCACGTGATGGGATCGTCTTCGGCGGCTGGCCGCCGCTCCTCGCGCCGGCCGTAAACTCCCCCCGTGCTCACGTAAACCAGCCGCTGGATTTTTTGCAGCCGGCACGCCTCGGCGACGTTGATCGTCCCTTGAACGTTCAGATTGAGGGCGGGGAGCGGATGCTCTCGCGCCGCGGCCTCGTTGCCCGTCGCCGCCAGGTGAATCACGCCGCGAATCCGGAAGCGGTTCATGCAATCGTTCAACGCCTGAAGGCTCAAGACGTCGCCGTGAAAAAATTCCACTCCCGGCCGGGCCGCTCCCGATCTTAAGTCGAACGAAACAACGGTGAAGCCTCTTTCGGCGAACAGTTGGCAGACGTGCGCGCCGAGAAATCCGGCCCCGCCGATAACCATGACCGGCGATAGGACCATGCGCTAACCTTTTTTCTTCCAGGCCTCCTGGACGATCTTCAGAACGGGGCTCATATCGCGCCATTCCGGGTTGTCCATGACTTCGTACTTCGCGCCTTCGACGCGCCGGACATGGGACGGCACTTCATCCTTGGGGATATCGATCCGGAGGGAATCGCCGCCGACGATGCGCTGATAGGCGAGCTGCCCTTCGCGCGAAAGGAGCCAGTTCAATACGACGGCCGCGGCGTTCGGATGAGGCGCCTTGTTCAGAAAGGCGACATTGCCGGAAGACGAGCTTATCGGCGCGCCCTCTTTGAATCGCTTCGAATCAAACCAATTGACGGGCAATCCCTGCTGCTTGGCCTCCGGTATGTCCGCTCGATCCGCCGGAGTCAATGCCGCAATGGCGAATTTTCCCGCGGCGAGCCAATCGATGAGTTGGCGCAGGTCGCGCGTGGCGGTCGCTTCCATCTCGGCGAGGAACCGGCGCAAAAACTCGGGCCCGAGCTCCGGCGTCCAATAGAGGAATCTTAGGGCGCCGGTGACGCCGCCCCCCATGGTGGGATCCGAGATGACGATTTTTCCTCTCCACTTGGGCTGAAGAAAATCCCAATACGATCTGAATTCCTCCGGCTTGACGAGCTTCGTATTGTAGTGAAAGTAAGCCTGCGCCAGCCCGTTAAAGGCGAGAATGGTGCCGCCTTCTCTGTCGATGTACTGATGCTTTCCCCTCCACCATTTGGACTCATCGGCGACTTCCGGAAGAAGGAGAAGGGGTTTCAGAGGCTCGAGGGCCTTCGCCTTGAGTAGTATGTCATAGGCGGTTCCCGCGCCGCAGACGTAAAGATCCGCGAGATATTTTTCGGCCCTGCGCTCGGCCATGATCCGCTGGCCGCCGCAGCGCTCCGGCGTTACGGAGGTCACTCGAATTTCAGGGAAGTGCTTGCGAAATTCCTGCAAGAGGGGCTCGAACGAGGCATCCGTGTACACGGTGACCTCGCCCTCTTTTTTTGCCGCCTGAACGGTCTTCGCCCATTCGGGTCGAACTTCAGCGGCATCCGCGGTCGTATGCAGGAGAAAAAGCAAGCCGGCTGCAAAGACACCCAAGGAAAATTTTTTCAACCGCATTCCCTCAAAAGCGCGGCCTTCGGGCGCAAGACTCCGGGTCGCGGCCGATAGGTCTGTACCATGAGTCGAGCATTTCTTGTCGGACGTCCGCGACCCTCCGCCTTGCGCCTTCGGCCTCGCAAGAGAAAGCCACCGCCCGGTCGGAGAGACCGCGCATCCGACACCGGCGGCGGGATTAAGTAGTGCCCTATTGCGCGGGCTCGGAGAGCGGGTGGCGGCTTTCGTAGACAAGGGCGATCCAGTGATAATGAACATTCCCGATCTCGGTCTCGTCTACAGTCCCCTGGCCTCGCCCCGTGCGCGGTAGAGCACGGGCGACACGGCGGGAATCCCGCGTCCGTGGGTGACCGCGTAGAAGCGCAGCGGTTTATCGTAAGGATTCTTAGTCGACTGCCAGGTGTTGGCCGGAACAAAGGCCACGTCGCCTTTCTCCACGTCGTATTCCTTCTCTCCCACCGTCTCTTTCCCTTTTCCTTCGAGATAGAGTTTCACGGTCTCGCCCTGCGTCACGTAGACGCCTTCCGTCTTTCCCGGCGGGACCTCGACGAAATAGGCGATGAAGTTGTAAGCCTTGAACCCAAGCTCGGGAAAAACCGCCTTGGCGAAACGATACGGCTTACCGGGCGTGTCGAGCCCGAGATCTTCGACGAGATCGCCCCACTGAAGCTCGCCCTTTCTCATCAGGTGCCGCTCTTCGCCGCGCCGGCGCTCCAGCTCCACCTCGATGCCGCCCAAATCGTGCAGGAGATAATGCTTCACCATGGACAGCTCCCAGCTTCCGAGCCTGGCGTAGTCCGCGTCCGCAAGACGCTCTTTTTCCACTCGCTTGAGCCGCTGATCCTCGAGGTCGCCGCGCGTGCGAAAGATCGGGTGGCGCATGAGCGGCGTGCCGGCGTTGCTGTGGGCGACCGCAAAGAAGATCACCGTGTCGGCGGACGGATTTTGCGTCCCGTGCCAGGTATGAGCGGGAACCAGCATCACGTCGCCTTCTTCGACCTCGTACTCTTTATCGCCGATGATCTCCCTTCCTTTTCCCTTGAGGTAGAATTTAACCGCTTCGCCGTGCATGTGATACGCGCCTTCGGAGGTGCCCGGCGGAAGCTCATGGAAAAAGCTGTGGAAGTTGTGCGCGTTGAAGCCGCGCTCGGCCGACGCCAGGCCGGCGTGCTGGTTGCGCCATACGAGTTGATCGGGCTTGATCACGTGAAGGTCCTGCTCCCGCCTCCGTTCGACTTCTTCCTCAACGCGAGCCAGACGCTGGAGCACCTCGTTGTATTTTTTTCCGAGCGCCCAGTGATCCATCCGATCGTAATCATCCATGACGCCTCCTCAATCGGGCCGATCTTTCTGCTCGGCAAGGTATCTGTCATAGAGCGCGTTCTGCCACGAAAAGGTCTGGCTTCCCGGATGATTGCCCTCGACGGCCCGCTCGACCTGGAGACTCATCCCCGGATGATCTTCTTCCTGCACCATCCCAAGCTGATAGAGCTTTTGCAGCAGCATCTCGCCTTCGGGGCCGTGCTCGCCGAGATCGGCTTCCACGTGAATGTCGAAATATTCCAAGGCCTCGTTCGGCACGCCGTATTTTTCATGGAGCGTTTCGCGCCAGAACCCCATATTGTAACCGACGAACCCTTCGAGCATCCAGCGCACCGCGGTCTGCGCCGGGCTCTGGGAACGGTAGAGAAGCGCGGTGTTAAAGCGCGCCTCCAGCTCCGGGATCGGCTTGCTGTTCAGCAACTCCTCGTCTCTCAAGCCCAGGTAGCGGGCGTACTTCAGGTAGGTTCGTCCGTGGCCTCCCGGAGCGGGGTCGCACAGCTCGCTGCCCATCTTCGCCGCGACGATGTTGTAGAGCTCGGGGTGCTGGCGCCAGAGATCGACGTAATTGAGGAGCGTCCAGGTGACGTTGGCGTTGGTCATCTGAATGAAGATGTAAAACTGCCGGGCGTACTCTTTGAGAAATTCCCGCTGAACGCGGCCCGCCGCAAAATCCTCGTAGAACCGGCCCTGATAGCGTCGAACCTTGAACGGATGATTCCGGGTTTTCTCGGCAAACCAATTTTTAAAAGACTCGAAGGTCGGAAACGAAAGATCGCTCGCCATGGTTAACCCTTCCTGAATCTTGGCTTTTAAGTGGCGAAATATCTCTCGCCGCGTCGATTGTCAACTTCTTCACGTTCGGTAGAGAGCGTCGCATGGATAGAATTGATATATCGATTCTGCTGAAAAACCCTAAGAATGCTTCGACTAGGCTCAGCATGAACGGAAAATCTCCAATGATCTCAACCGCTCCACCGTTCGTTCTGACCCCCTCGACAGGCTCGGGACTAAAGGCTGTTGCCCTGAGGCCCCTCGAAGGGTCGAAGGATGAACGGAAGGTTTTTCAGCAGAATCATATTTCGGATCCACCCGATGAAGAACGAACCCCGAAATCGGCGCCATCGCCACCCGCAATTTGATATGCTACTCGCATCTTGATAGCGTACGCGCGTCGAAGGAGAAAAATATGGTTGCACGGTTGAGCCTGCTGGCGCTGTCTTTGTCGTGCTTGCTTGTCCCCAACTCGTTTGCCGCAGGAAGCTGGCAGGAAGAATGGGAAAAATTGACGGCCGGCGCAAGAAAGGAGGGGCGGCTGAATCTCGCGGGCCCAAGGGGTGATTCGCGCCGGCAAGCGCTGACCGAAACGTTCGAGAAGAAATACGGCGTGCAGGTCGAGTATTTGGGCGTCGGCGGTCCTGAGCTTCCGCCGCGGGTCCAGAGGGAGCGACAGGGCGGCGTTTATGGCTGGGACGTTTTCATCGCGGGCACCTCCACGTTGATCAGGGGGCTCCGGCCCATCGGCGCCCTCGATCCGATCGAGCCCAACCTGCTCCTCCCCGACGTCAAGGACCCGAAGACCTGGCGCGGCGGCGAGCTGCCGTTCTTCGATAAAGAACGGATCGGCCTCACGGTCCTGCGCCGCGCCGGACAGTACCTTTACGTCAACAGCAACCTCGTCAAGATCGAGGAATTCAAAAGCTGGAAGGAGCTTCTCAATCCCCGTTGGAAGGGCAAGATCCTGATCGGTCGCGACCCGCGCCTCTCCGGCTACGGCCAATCCACATTCGGCTTTTTTTACATCCACAAAGAGCTCGGCCCTGAATTTATCAAGAAGCTCGTCCAGCAAGATTTGAAAATCCTCCAGGACGACCGGACGGCCGCCCAGTGGATCGTCCAGGGACAGTACCCGATCTGCATTTGCAGCGATCTTCAGATGGATCGATACATCAAAGAGGACCTCCCGGTGAAAGCGGTGCTCGGCGGACACCTCAAGGAGGGCACTCACGTTACCTCGGCCTTCGCGAACGTCGCGAAAGTGAACCGCGCCCCTCACCCCAACGCCGCAAAACTCTACATCAATTGGGTTCTGTCGAGAGAGGGCGGCCTCCTCTTCTCAAAATCCACAGGCGATCCCAGCCTGCGTGTTGACGTGCCCAACGATCATGTGGAGCCCTGGGCTATCCCCCAGCCCGGCTGGCCGATCACCAACTCAGAGGAAGCGATCAAGATCGAGGACCCGCTGGTGGCTCTGTTGAAGCAACTCTTGGGCGAGTGATTCGAAAACCCTCACCCCTTCCCTCTCCCTCTGGGAGAGGGCGAGGGTGAGGGATCTTCCTGATATGAAAGACCCCACGCAAAAGGAAACCTCGCCCTGGGTTGACCCCGACGCTGGGGTGGTGAGCGCCAAAATCTTCGTCGACGAGGAGATCTACCGCCTCGAGCAGGAACGCATCTACAGCCGCTCGTGGCTTTTTCTGGCCCACGATTCGGAGATTCCCGAGCCGGGGGACTTCGTCACCCGCTGGATGGGCGAGGACCCGGTGATCGTGTGGCGGGGACAGGACCGAAAGGCGCGGGTTTTTCTCAACGTCTGCCGCCATCGGGGCCGCCGGGTGTGCGCGGAGGACGCGGGCAAGGCGGCGCAGCTGCGCTGTCCGTATCACGGCTGGACCTACAGCAACATGGGGAAGCTCGCCGCGGTGCCGTTTTTTGAAGGATATCAGGGGAGGCTGGAGAAAGAGAGTCTGGGGCTCTGCGAAGCGAAGGTGGAGAGTTACCGGGGGCTGATCTTCGGGAGTTGGGATGAGAGGGCGGAGGGGCTTCAGGAGTATCTAGGTGAGATGCGCTGGGTATTGGATTTGATGTTCGGGCGGAGCGAAGGGGCTGAGGTCGTGGGCGCGCCGATGCGGTGGACGACGGATGCGAACTGGAAGCTCGCCGCCGCCAACTTCGCCGGCGACGGCGCCCATATCGGAACGACCCACGGCTTTCTTAAAGAACTGAACCTTGGCACCATGCGCGGGCCGCAGATCCAAAGCTCCACGATGCCGATGCGCAACGGTCACTCCGGCGTCGTCACCTACTGGGCGGGAGAGACCGCGAGCGACCACTACCTCGGCCTGCCGAAAGAGATCTGGCCGGAAATCGACCGGCATCTAAGCCGCGAGCAGCTCGAAATCATGCGGCCTCTGGTCGGGATCATCGGCAACGTCTTTCCCAACTTGAGCTTCCTCACGACGTCGAAGCACCTGCCCGAGGAATGGGGCGGCGCGCCAAGCGATATCGTTTCCTTTCTCACCTTGCGCCAGTGGCAGCCGAAGGGCCCGCGGCGAATGGAAGTCTGGTCGTGGTGCTTCGTCGACAAAAATTCTCCCGCCTGGTGGAAAGAAGCTTCGAAGAAATGTTATCTTAGAAGTTTCGGCATGGCCGGAATGTTCGAGCAAGACGACATGGAGAATTGGGGCGAGATCACCCAGGCGCTCAGCGGTCCGGTGGCGCGCCGGCTATCGCTCCAGTATAAGATGGGTCTGGAACCGCTGCCGGCCAGCAACTGGCGGGGACCGGCGGCGTTTGTGAAGCCCGCGCCTCTGGAGCTAA from Candidatus Binatia bacterium includes these protein-coding regions:
- a CDS encoding NAD(P)-dependent oxidoreductase, which produces MVLSPVMVIGGAGFLGAHVCQLFAERGFTVVSFDLRSGAARPGVEFFHGDVLSLQALNDCMNRFRIRGVIHLAATGNEAAAREHPLPALNLNVQGTINVAEACRLQKIQRLVYVSTGGVYGRREERRPAAEDDPITWRGTLYHPSHYIGEILVDMYREVYRLDAVNLRPLAFYGPAASSNKEDHLRRKSLFFGPWLLKLLKGEEVEVRNCDTLWDLTYVKDVAQGVYLAYAAENPQRRLFNIGSGVLISYRDIAAAIGKLLGGARFRLIGGVEENPLRPFRGPLDISRAREELGFAPQYDLERGIRELVEWATEGEELR
- a CDS encoding extracellular solute-binding protein, with product MRLKKFSLGVFAAGLLFLLHTTADAAEVRPEWAKTVQAAKKEGEVTVYTDASFEPLLQEFRKHFPEIRVTSVTPERCGGQRIMAERRAEKYLADLYVCGAGTAYDILLKAKALEPLKPLLLLPEVADESKWWRGKHQYIDREGGTILAFNGLAQAYFHYNTKLVKPEEFRSYWDFLQPKWRGKIVISDPTMGGGVTGALRFLYWTPELGPEFLRRFLAEMEATATRDLRQLIDWLAAGKFAIAALTPADRADIPEAKQQGLPVNWFDSKRFKEGAPISSSSGNVAFLNKAPHPNAAAVVLNWLLSREGQLAYQRIVGGDSLRIDIPKDEVPSHVRRVEGAKYEVMDNPEWRDMSPVLKIVQEAWKKKG
- a CDS encoding cupin domain-containing protein — translated: MDDYDRMDHWALGKKYNEVLQRLARVEEEVERRREQDLHVIKPDQLVWRNQHAGLASAERGFNAHNFHSFFHELPPGTSEGAYHMHGEAVKFYLKGKGREIIGDKEYEVEEGDVMLVPAHTWHGTQNPSADTVIFFAVAHSNAGTPLMRHPIFRTRGDLEDQRLKRVEKERLADADYARLGSWELSMVKHYLLHDLGGIEVELERRRGEERHLMRKGELQWGDLVEDLGLDTPGKPYRFAKAVFPELGFKAYNFIAYFVEVPPGKTEGVYVTQGETVKLYLEGKGKETVGEKEYDVEKGDVAFVPANTWQSTKNPYDKPLRFYAVTHGRGIPAVSPVLYRARGEARGL
- a CDS encoding iron-containing redox enzyme family protein — its product is MASDLSFPTFESFKNWFAEKTRNHPFKVRRYQGRFYEDFAAGRVQREFLKEYARQFYIFIQMTNANVTWTLLNYVDLWRQHPELYNIVAAKMGSELCDPAPGGHGRTYLKYARYLGLRDEELLNSKPIPELEARFNTALLYRSQSPAQTAVRWMLEGFVGYNMGFWRETLHEKYGVPNEALEYFDIHVEADLGEHGPEGEMLLQKLYQLGMVQEEDHPGMSLQVERAVEGNHPGSQTFSWQNALYDRYLAEQKDRPD
- a CDS encoding extracellular solute-binding protein, encoding MVARLSLLALSLSCLLVPNSFAAGSWQEEWEKLTAGARKEGRLNLAGPRGDSRRQALTETFEKKYGVQVEYLGVGGPELPPRVQRERQGGVYGWDVFIAGTSTLIRGLRPIGALDPIEPNLLLPDVKDPKTWRGGELPFFDKERIGLTVLRRAGQYLYVNSNLVKIEEFKSWKELLNPRWKGKILIGRDPRLSGYGQSTFGFFYIHKELGPEFIKKLVQQDLKILQDDRTAAQWIVQGQYPICICSDLQMDRYIKEDLPVKAVLGGHLKEGTHVTSAFANVAKVNRAPHPNAAKLYINWVLSREGGLLFSKSTGDPSLRVDVPNDHVEPWAIPQPGWPITNSEEAIKIEDPLVALLKQLLGE
- a CDS encoding Rieske 2Fe-2S domain-containing protein; amino-acid sequence: MKDPTQKETSPWVDPDAGVVSAKIFVDEEIYRLEQERIYSRSWLFLAHDSEIPEPGDFVTRWMGEDPVIVWRGQDRKARVFLNVCRHRGRRVCAEDAGKAAQLRCPYHGWTYSNMGKLAAVPFFEGYQGRLEKESLGLCEAKVESYRGLIFGSWDERAEGLQEYLGEMRWVLDLMFGRSEGAEVVGAPMRWTTDANWKLAAANFAGDGAHIGTTHGFLKELNLGTMRGPQIQSSTMPMRNGHSGVVTYWAGETASDHYLGLPKEIWPEIDRHLSREQLEIMRPLVGIIGNVFPNLSFLTTSKHLPEEWGGAPSDIVSFLTLRQWQPKGPRRMEVWSWCFVDKNSPAWWKEASKKCYLRSFGMAGMFEQDDMENWGEITQALSGPVARRLSLQYKMGLEPLPASNWRGPAAFVKPAPLELNEREFYSHWQKLVRE